From Triticum aestivum cultivar Chinese Spring chromosome 7B, IWGSC CS RefSeq v2.1, whole genome shotgun sequence:
TTGGTTTTCATTGACTGCTTCGAGCAAAAGCAAATTGTATACTGGATATGAGCTATGAGCATAATCCGGCAATGGCACTCTGCTGAAAGGCGTGATGATAACTGGAAATGTTCAATTTAGCCGATTTTAAGTCATCGCGAAATGCTAAGATTACCTAATTTTACATCATTGGCAAGTGCTAACTTGGCAATGGCGCTTCTGCCACATTTACACCTTTTTTTACTTTAGGTTGGAGTTTTGGACGGTAGAGTTAGCCTTTCTAAAGAATAAAATTAGCTTTTCCCCATACTGACGGACATCCTGGTTCTAATTTTTTTTCTCATAATTATGTAGCAAACATGTCCAACCACGTTGATATTAATCATCAATCAGGTTATTTACAGAAAAATAAGGCAAGCTTGGTATCACAGCCTGGTTAAGGCGCACCTAGTGCCTCGCTCTTGCTTCAACCTGAGAAAACCAGTGTAATAACAGTGAATAGATAACAGAATTAAGCTGACGAAAGTAAGCCCTTATTACAACTGAAAGCGACAAATTTCACCCAGTCAGTCACTCATTTACCCTCCAGTTCCTCTTCCATCTTCTGTAAAGAACTAGCTTGTGAATGTTCAGCTCTCTCCTAGATAACTGATTCCAATAAGCTAAATCAGTATTCGTTAACTGTAGATTCTTATGTCCATATGTCTTCTGATTTTTGTTGTGCGGGATATGACTCTTGATTGACTACTCTGAAACCTATATATATAGGGAATATTTTAGTATTATTAGTTCATTTGTGCAGTTTATTTCACATCAAAACTAAATTATCAGTTTTCCTTTCTGGCCTCTTCCGACTTGAATCAAGCATTGTCGAGGCATtgatatctactccctccgtaaagaaatataagagtgtttagatcactactttagtgctcttatatttgtttacagagggagtaaatcACTAGTCTGCGTTACAAGTTTTGGCATTCATGCACCTCTCTTGTTGCAGATAAGAGGTTATAATCTAAATTTGAACTAAAATGGAGTGAAAATTTATCCCAAATTGATATGTTTCATTTCAATCTCTTGGAAACAGGTGAAATATGGTCAGGCACCGAAGCAGGTGTTATAAAGGCATGGCCCTGGGATGTCATTGCTAAGTCCCTCTCACTAACACCAGAAGAAAAATATATGGCTTCTTGTCTGGTCGAAAATGCGTATATTGACCTTAGGAACTATGTCACAGTTGGTAACATGTTCTCTTTGCCCACTACTGATGTGAAACACATGCTTGCGGACCATTGTCGAGCGAAAGTTTGGAGTCTAACTAGCATGACGTTTGCTCTTTGGTACGATTCTAAATATAAATGCCATCACATCAGTTTCTCAACTACATTATCTCATGGCCGATTGGAACTAATTGTTTGATATGCTTTGTGTAGGGATGCTCGGACAAGGGAGTTGTTAAAAGTATTTGGCATGGACGGCCAAGTGGAGTCAGCTCGTCTAGAGCCACTAGTTATGCCAGAACAATTTATAGAGGAAGAAATCAAGGTAAAACCCACAAAGAAGGAGAAAAACCAAGGCTCTATCACCTTTTTACAGAAATCTTGGAATGCCTTGATTGGGGCTGGCGGTGCAGTACGCAGAGTTGCAACTAAAGGAACGTTTGTTGAAGATAACCGTCGAACAGAAACTGTGGCTCAAGCAATGGATGGAGCAATTTGGTCAGGTTGCACAGATGGCTCGATTATTATGTGGGATGGAAATGGGAACTGGCTAAAAGAGTTCAGTTATCATAATTCTTCCGTTCAATGCATAAAGGCACTCGGAGAAAAGGTGTGGGTGGGCTATGCCAGTGGTGCTGTTCAAGTCATGGATGTTGAAGGTAACCCTCTGGGAGGATGGACCGGACATAGCTGTCCAGTCATTCAGATGGCCATTGGTGGTTCTTACATCTTTACGCTAGCCCATCATGGTGGTATTCGAGGATGGCCTCTAACTTCTCCTGGACCTCTGGATGATATTCTGCGGACGGAATTGGCGAAGAGGGAGTTGTCCTATACAAGGGTAGAGAACATTAAGATGCTGGTTGGAACTTGGAATGTTGCGCAGGAGAAAGCATCACCTGAATCGCTTTGGTCATGGTTGGGTACTGCATCATCTGATGTTGGATTGGTGGTGGTTGGCCTGCAAGAGGTTGAGATGGGTGCTGGAGTTCTTGCCATGGCTGCGGCTAAAGAAAGTGTAAGAAAGTTGACCGAACCATTCACTTCACCTTTTCTTGTTTTGTTCCTCAAAAATCAAGTAGAGGTAAGTTATACTGTTAATGCATGCAAATAGGTTTTTTAAAAAGGAGGATATCGCCCAGCCTCTGCATCATTGCAATGCACACAGCCATAAAGTTATTAAAATCCTAGTTAGAGCTCCAGTGGTGAAGTACAAAATTGCCAAAATAAAAATAAAGCCAAAACCGACAGAAATAGAGATATATGCCTACACACATAGCCTACCATTggatcgccatccaaaccggttgtacatatcccgtgctaccatctcccattggtCACACCGAGATACCATAAGCGCCCGCACTTCCGCGTGGTGTAGTAACAACCACGTACGGATCCATCATGTAGcgcggaagataacctgcaaaaaatcgTGTTTTTGCATTAGTATTTTACATTTGCATTGTATAGTTAAAACTGCCAATATGTTCCTTTACTGATGGTTTACTTACGAACTATTATCCATCTGTTTCAAAATAGAACTGTTTGCCTCTTGCTTTGTTCCAAAATATGAATAGTGAGCCTCTTGATAATATTTATAAGGTGACCCACATATTTTGAGATTTGATTTTTGTACTTCTTGACCACCCATCAGTCCAACTATGTATATGACCAATCACACTAAAGTGTCACTAATAGATCAAACTTAAAAGCAGCTTCATACGTAAGACAAATTAATGGTCAAAGCTTGGCTTTAGAGTCCGTGCCAACTCAACTGCGCTTGCAAAAATCCATGGAGTATAATATAGAGAAATGGCACTGAGCAATTATTGATTACACAGTTTCGCAAGTTGCTTAAAATGCGGAACCAAACTTATTANNNNNNNNNNNNNNNNNNNNNNNNNNNNNNNNNNNNNNNNNNNNNNNNNNNNNNNNNNNNNNNNNNNNNNNNNNNNNNNNNNNNNNNNNNNNNNNNNNNNNNNNNNNNNNNNNNNNNNNNNNNNNNNNNNNNNNNNNNNNNNNNNNNNNNNNNNNNNNNNNNNNNNNNNNNNNNNNNNNNNNNNNNNNNNNNNNNNNNNNNNNNNNNNNNNNNNNNNNNNNNNNNNNNNNNNNNNNNNNNNNNNNNNNNNNNNNNNNNNNNNNNNNNNNNNNNNNNNNNNNNNNNNNNNNNNNNNNNNNNNNNNNNNNNNNNNNNNNNNNNNNNNNNNNNNNNNNNNNNNNNNNNNNNNNNNNNNNNNNNNNNNNNNNNNNNNNNNNNNNNNNNNNNNNNNNNNNNNNNNNNNNNNNNATATTTGTGATTCTGTATTAAGCATTAGGTGGATTTGTTTGTACCATCCACATTATATCATAAACGTCTCCTTTTTGTGTTACGTTATATTTGTATTCTTATTCTTCTTGTTGTTTACTCTCTTTTAGTCACTAGGGATGAATATTGCATTTCTGTGTGACTCTTCTTGGCATACTTTTCTATCACAGTTGTCACAACAATATATTTTAGTTTACTTGATTCGGTTTTAATTTGTTATCAGTATTATGATGTAATGACGCTACCACGGAGAACTTATAGAAATTACGTGTGAGAACTGAGAGGGAATAAAACTTAACTGCAGTTTCCTTTTGGACATTATTTGTGAATATATATTTACTTGTTATTCTGTTTCTGTTCCATTTTGCAAATCTGTACAACGGCAGCTACATTGCTAATGCTCTTGCGTGTAAGTTCTGTAAGGCGTCCGTTTGATGCAAGTTGTCTTGCTTATGGCCTTAGGTAGGACTTGAGGGCAGTGCCAATGGGCAGTGGTGGATCGACAATATTGGCAAGACACTTGATGAAGGGATATCCTTCCACCGAGTTGGCTCGAGGCAGTTGGCTGGATTACTTATTGCTGCATGGTACTGGCTTGTCATGAAATTGTCTTTTAATGCTGCCTAATACAtttctgttaccacttatttttaTGTTTTGAGCATTCACACTTCTGTGTTATCTATGCTTATTTGAAGGGCAAGGACAGACCTTAAGCCACATATTggtgatgttgatgctgctgcggTGCCATGTGGCTTTGGACGCGCTATTGGCAACAAGGTACATGGTCTTGAAAATGTGTATTAACTCTTCCATGTGGTATCGCTTAGCCATCAATTTATGTTTGCATTACCACTTGAATATCCTAAGGTTTCTCCTTGGATCTACTATAGAATAACTGGGAATATTTCTGCTGGAAAAAAAAATAAACTGACAATCTAGACAGGACTATTCGGATGCTCTAATATATGATCACAAAATACAACTTTTTTCGTTATATGCTCTTCTAAGTTCTAAGGAGAAACAATTTTATAGTGAGTGATAAGATTCAAAGAGTTCAGATGGCGGTTATACTTGGACGAGAAATAACCTCAGCATTTTGCTGAGCTAGTAATAGACTTGGTACTGCATGGCTTTTATCGCGGGGTTCTATTGCTTGTCATTTTGTGTTGAGATTGATTACATCTCACAGTTTTAATAAATTCAGCTGTGTGCAtcaattgatgcagaggccgggaggtGACCCTCCTTAAAAAAAAATCTGTAGAGAAAAACTATCTCAACTGGTCAACGATACAAAACAAGTAACATTAGTGGTTTATCATCTTGTGATTCTTATGTCAAAGTAATGCTCCATATTTCTGTTGAATTTTTAGTATGTATTGTCATATTGACAGCTGATTGTTCTTGCAGGGTGGTGTTGGGTTAAAAATGAGAGTTTACGATCGCAGGATATGTTTTGTGAACAATCATTTTGCCGCACATCTAGAAAATGTTGCTCGTCGCAATGCTGACTTTGATCATATTTATCGGACTATGAATTTTAATAAACCTCATGGATCTGCAGGTTTTCCATTCTCACACCTCCTCTTTTCAAGTATTCCTTTGCACTACTTTACTGTATATGATGCCTATAACATTTTTTCCCTTTCTGCTACAGCTTCTGATACGTCTGTCCAATTGCATAAAGCAGTGAATGTATGTAATCATTAAACTGTTTTGTAGAATAATATCCAGTCTTGATTACTTCAGTTGCAATGATGCATACTTATCCATAGATATTGACATACTGGCAGGCCAATGGGAATCAGCCTGATGAAGATAGACCTGAGCTGGCAGAAGCTGATATGGTTGTTTTTCTTGGTGATTTCAACTACCGACTTTACGGTATCACCTATGACGAGGCAAGGGATATGGTCTCGCAAAGGAGCTTCGATTGGCTTAGAGAAAGGGATCAACTTCGAGCAGAAATGAAGGCAGGAAACGTGTTTCAAGGAATGCGCGAAGGTTTTATCAGATTTCCTCCAACTTACAAATTCCAAAGACACCAACCGGGTCTTGCAGGTACTGTCTCTTCTCATACTTAAAGTTCTTGGTCAGTTAGAATGTTCCACCACAATAAAGTTCATTTTTGTTTTTTGACATCAAATTCAGATAATGCTTTACAACTGAAAATATTTTCTGTCAATTCTGATGTAGGGTATGATTCGGGTGAGAAGAAGAGAATACCTGCTTGGTGCGATAGAATAGTGTATCGAGATAGCTGCTCCGAAACAATACGCGAATGCTCATTAGAGTGTCCTGTTGTTGCTGCAATTACATCGTAAGATTCTACAACACATAATCATGCTTTTTATAGAGAGAATCTACATCATCTTGTCCCTTCTCAATTATAATCATGCTCCAATATAACATGTTTTTCTTGTACATTTTGATAGATATGAAGCATGCATGGATGTGACAGATAGCGATCATAAACCAGTGAACTGTATGTTCAGTGTTGATCTTGCAAGAGTGAACGAGCTGATAAGAAGGCAGGAGTATGGAAAAATAATCGAATCGAATGAAAAGCTACATTGTTTGCTTCAAGAATCCCGTCATGTTCCAGACACTATAATCAGCACAAACAACATTATATTGGAAAACGAAGAAACTGTTGTTCTTCGAATAACAAATAACTGTGGATCAAAAAAGTCTGCTTTTGAAATCTTGTGTGAAGGCCAGTCGACAAGCAAGCAGGACGGAACAAAAACTGATTTTATTCCAAGGGCATCCTTTGGCCTTCCACATTGGCTTGAGGTATGAGTTATAGTCTGTGTCTTTCCTCTTTCGGTTTTGAATAAAGATATAGTTAGTGCATCTGTTGTTGCTTTCTTGCATTTGCCTGATTTggattttgtatttttgtttagtTGTGCAAACCTCTTTCTTTTGCCGCATCCGCCACATCGTGCTAGTATTTTGGTATCAGCTTACTTTAGTGTGACTCTCCTGTCACAAAAGTATCATGTTTCCACCTAGAGTCCTCAGATCGATCACTGGTCATTCTTTCGGTTGTTACTGACAGTTTTCCATCTGTTGTTTGTAATTATACAATGTTCTTTTTTCATTCtagaaaaaacaaaattaagaGAATTAAGGAACCTCTCCTTTACTTGTATGATGGACCCTTCTCTATCGAGAACTTATCAGAGAACTATACCAGATGTTTCTTCGTTCCAGGAACTAAACATTAGACGAAACACAACTTATATCACATTTTACCAAATAGGCATGAAGGTAGGTTCTAGCTTGGTTGCATCTGTAGAATTCCATTCGGTGGCTCTGCATGGGCATCTGCTGCCATTAGCCTAGCTGTTCTGTAATCTACCGTTGACCCTCCAATTTTTTGCTGCTGTTCTGCCATCTCATTCATTTTACTTGCATCATGCTTCAGCCATACCACTGACTCTCTCCTGTCCTGTGTGCCATGCCTTGCAGGTTCAACCGTCCATTGGTCTCATCGAGCCTGGAGAAACAATGGAAGTTAACGTGCATCACGAGAACTACTACACGCAGGAAGAATTCGTCGACGGAGTCGTGCAAGGCGGATGGTGCGAACTGACCAGAGACAAGGAGGCTGTTCTGCTGGTGAATGTGACAGGCAGCACCTCAACTGAAACCGTTACACACAGGATCAATGTCCGACATTGCTGCGCAGCAAGCTCACCACCCGCACCGGCCAATGTACTGTCCATTACCGCCCCGCCCGGTGATGCTCCGTCGAGTGAAGGCCCCACGGAACGTTCTTCCAGAAAGAGCCAGTCGAATCATTTGCAACGTTCCGACGCGCATTTCGGCGCCTCAGAGGTGCATGACTTGCACCGTCTGCGGAACATGTAAGGGTGAGTCTAGTTTCTCCTGCTTGTTTGATTGATGTAGCAGTTTTGTATAGGGGGAGAGGTAATAGTGTGCTTACCAACAAAAATCAGGCAGAGGCTGCTCCACTGTTAACGTTGTACATATTCCGCAGGCACTCACCATTCTTCGTGTAACCAAAGAAGAAGTGCATAGTTACAGAACGTAATCTGTAGttagtgttttttttgtgtgtgtgtgtgtgtggaggagtGCGTGTGCTGCGGAAGAACTTTCTATATATACATAAAAGAGTGCAAAGGCAGATTCTGTGAGTTGCTACTGATCAATAGCCTGTTTATTTGCGAGAATGAGTTGACTATACTGAACTCGATAGCGCCCTCCACCTAAGCTGCCTGCTGTTGAGATGTTGCGACGTATCCAGTTGCCGAAAGTCTGAAACTTTGCTTCTACGTACGAGTGGCTCAGCGACACCTTTCTACCTTTCCTCACAAAGCCTTACAAGCTTCTGCCATGGACAGGGGCGCCGCATGAGCAGTTAAGGCTAGGTCAAATCTGGTGGACTGTCCAGCTAGCGACGGACAGATTTGGTCAAATTTGGTGCGGATTAGTTTAGTTGCATCTAGTCTAGTGTAGAGGATAAAGAGCAGTTGTGGCTATGTTGGGTTTGGCTAATCTCACTGAACTCACTCCAATGATGAAGCGTTTATGTTGTGGACTACTGCTATCCACTAGCACTGCTCAAAACTTTTGGTTAAAGGAAGTCATTGGAGTCATCAATGGGTTGAGTTGGAACTTGAGTCCAGACGTTCCTACCAACTGGAAAGTGAGATTTGTCGGAGTAGTCCGCACGTCCAGGTAATGTACGAGTACGTATTTGAAAATTCATGTCTTCTGCTTTTGTAAGTCTTCTGCTTTTGTAACGTACGTAACTATTTATTGGTTGGCCTAGAGTGACGTTGACTTTCAACGGTGCCGTGCGCAACGAACTGTTTATAAGAAACACGCCCATCAAAATTCTAcaaaggtcttgtgtgaataattaataaaatgaccgcatgcatcgttcagatgcagaggtcggggtcttcctccttttctaaaaaaacgccCATCAGAATTCGCCGGTAAGGTCTGCCGCCACAAGGAACAAGCAGGGATGCAGGGCGGTCTAAATCATGCATTTCTGCATAAGCATCCAGGAACGTGCAATGGACGGACGAGAGCGGGGGAATCTTTCACCTTCGCGGTATGTCGACGTACGCGGCCGGCGTGGACGGACCTCGGATCGCGGCCACGGGTTCAGAACTCTCCGACCGCCGCGCTGAGGCTGACTGGGGAGAGAAAGCCGAGACGGCGATGGAATCTGGCGCTCGGCGGTATGCGCTGCGTGCGTGGTGCTCGGCGGCTTCCCCCCTGACACGCGGTGGCGTCTTGGGGGCTGGTCCATTGCCGTGCCGGCGTATTTTCCGTTCAACACGCGGAGATGCAACAATGTTCCTCTTGTGTGAAAACATAGCATAAGCACATCTCACGGTGGCTTTTTAGCATCAAAGCCGCCAATGGAAAAAGGACAACGCAGCGTCACCGTACAGAGATATGAATGCCTCGATGGGTCGATGCAGCCTACAGATGATCCTTTGCACTAGGCGCACGTTCCCTTGTTTCCTCAAGCTGGATTCTTTCGTTGCGGCTGCCACGAGCTAATTCTGCGACGAGAAAGGCCGTACGAATCGACCTGCACTAAATCTAGCACCACACTGCAACAGTGTTCCTCTTGCATGAGAATAGTGTAGGGCATAGCATTAGCCGCCAATGGACAAAGGACAGCGCGATATTTTTTTTTCGAAACGAaccggaggcaaaagatttgcctcatttaTTAAACAAGAGAGAAGAGTTTTAGAGTGTTACAGATGACACACATGTCCGGCATGGCAACTACTCGCGCACAAAAATACACCCTGGTTTTTTAGCTCCCGCGAGAATCCAAAGCTTGACGTCGTTGATGATAGCACGGAGAAGGACCGGAGGCGGCGCGCTTTTGCGTCGGAAGACCCGAGCATTCGCTCGTTCCAGATTGTCCAAGAGACAAGCATTGTAAGTGAGGCAAGGCTCGTCGGTTTGGATTTTGCAAGCAGGTTTGTTTTTCCCACCATTCCAAAACGGATCCATCCAAGTGCCAAAAGGAGGTGTTCATGTGCGCTAGACCAAATTCAAGGATGACCGAGTTCCATAGCCTTATGGTTACCCCCTTGGGGACGGCATTCTTGGAGTTGCactcgggctcgagggaccagcggaTGGCTTCTTCGATGGAGCGGTGTTTATTTTTACATACTCATGGCGGCGGTTCTCGGCGGTATGGAGCAGTGGAGGCTTGGCGTTAGATGTGTGGCGTTGGACACGCGCAGGAGATCGACGTTATCTGGCgtcgtggtgacgtcgatggcagagaggcctgacaAGGTCGATACATCAGTACATGCTTTGAGGATGGATCGAGGGAAGACGGAGGTGGCGGCCCTTTGCAGCTTGTGCGTGTGGTACTCACTGAGATTGCGTCGGACTGGAGTGTTACCCAGTCCCGCCTATGTGGCTTTGGATGGGGCATCCTACGTTAGATGATTAGACTTTTGTGCGATCTCTGTTTGGTATTTCGCCCGGACATTCAGCACACCTTCATCAagaggataggagtagcgacaggtgtCGTCTAGATGGTGGCCTCGGGCTTACTGTTGTATTTCTTTGTAAAGTCTTTGCGAATAATAAAtaatatggccgcatgcatctctcAGATGCAGATGCCGGGGGtgattcctccttttctaaaaaaatagcaTTATGGTGTAGCGGCATTTGTAGAAGAGGTGTGCACCCGTCTCACCAACACGTTTGCAAAGCGGGCAAAGTCCATAGTTTTGCAAACCGCGCCGCTTCAATCTGTCGGTTGTCCAAATCCGGTCTTGGATAGCCAACCAAGCAAAAAACTTGATCTTAGGAGGGGCCTAAGCCTTCCAGATCATAAACTTGATCCAAGGGCAGGGCGATATGAATGTCTCGATGATGGGCTGCTGCAGCCGGCGGATGATCCTTTGCGCTAGGCGCACGTTTCCTTGTTCCGTGAAGCTGGAATCTCAGCTCTCCAAACTAAGTATGTTGTAGCTAAGTTGTATGAATCTAGAAGATAGAGAGCAGTTGTAGCTAAGTTGGGTTTGGCTAATCTCACTGAAGAGTTAAATACACTCACAGTATCTGTACTTTTCGTATAAACTCACTTTGGTCACTGTATTCTGTCAAACGCAAATTACGGTCATTATGTTAACCTCTACTGCGCACCATACGGTCACTCGCGTCGAAAACAGCTGTATCTGGCCAGCTGGCATACGCTGACCGCTTTGACCGGTCCGTTTTTTGCATTTAGGTCCCTCCACTCCCAGCTGCGTTCGTTCCCCACTCCCCTCCTCACGCACTCCAAATCCCTAGCCCGCCCAGCCGTCTCGGCCTCGTCGACGCCGCCGTCGAGCCTCTCTGCATCCTCGCCGGCACGCAGGATATCTCCTCCGCCGCCGCTTTCTGTCCCGTCCTCCCCCGCCGCTTTCTGTGCCGTCCTCCGCAGCAAGCTCCTCCACGAAGGCCATGTCCAGCGCGAGCTCGTCTGGCGCTGCTACTATTGTGCTTCCTCTGATCAAGTGCCCTGACTATGGCGTGCTTGTGAAGTGATTCTTGTCGCAAACCCCGAAGCATACAAACATCTTCTTCTACAAATGCATGGACCATAATGTGAGTATTTCTGCCACTGCAAATCCATAGTGTTACTGTTTCCACTGCAAATCCATAATGTTCATGGTTTGTTATTGTTTCCGGTGCAGCCAAAGAAAGGGGGCTGTGATTTCTGGCATTGGGAGCTCTCATATGTTCTGTATTTGGTGAAATATGGCCATCTGGGGGGGCATGGGCATCATGTTGGGCAGGGGCATGGCCAGCAGGAAGGAGATGAGCATCAGGGAGGAGATGAGCATCAGGGAGGGCTGGGACATGACCATCGTATGGTGCAAGATCAAGAAGGGGTAAAAGAGATGAGAAGGTCTGTAGTTGTAGTAGGAAATGAGATTGTGGTTGTGTTGAAGATGATAGTTTCTTTGCTGTTTGCACTTGTTGTGTTCTTTGGAGTTGCAGTCTTGAAGATGTGATCTTTGTGTATGAAGACATGTGCTGGGTAATATGTATGCAGGAAATTATGCAATTTATGAAGTGATCTTTGTGTTCTTTGTGATGAATAAATTTATGTTCGATGTGATCTTTGTGTTTCCTATGATACGTGTTTGATAAGATGGATATGAATATAAGTTTTATGCATGCAAAACATTTATGAATAATAATCTTCCGTCTCGCCTTCGAGCCTCGATGCATTCATCATCAACAATCTTCTGACTCGCCTTCGAGCCTCGATGCATTCATCATCAACAATCTTCCGTCTCGCCTTCGAGCCTCGATGCATTCATCATCAATAATCTTCCGTCTCGCCTTCGAGCCTCGATGCATTCATCATCAACAATCTTCCGACTCGCCTTCGAGCCTCGATGCATTCATCAGCAACACAACATCACAACATGATCAACATTGACACATGAGCATGATCAACATTGACACATGAACATCACAACATGATCAACATGAACATAAGCattgcaaaacattataaccagAATATGACACATAAACAAGGATCAACATGGTCAATATGCTTCATGACATATCAATATCCAATTCAGAAGCATTACAAAGTTGAGATTCATACTGCATTTTGTAAGAGTAGAATGAAGCTCAACTACATGCTCCATCTGAGCATCAAAATGAAGATCATCAGTGCTTTGTTCAACAACAAAATGAAGACCATAGTTTTACTAATCACCATACTTAAGCAACTAAAGTACAGAATGAACATTCATCTCAGTTCATCAAACATGTTCAccctcttgggcttcttggttgctgcttctttcttttttgcttgTGCGGAAGCAGCCCTCTTTGCTGCTGCTTGCTGCTTTTTTGCTTGTGCAGCTGCTAACTTCTCCTGAGCCTCCCTCTGCTTTGCTTGTTCATGTGCTTCTCTCCTTGCAATTGCAGCCTTCCTCCtttcttctatctctgctgccatTTGTTGTGCTTTTCTTGCcttctcttcatctttctttgctaTTGCTTCTGCTCTcttctttgccttctcttcttctttccttgctaatgcttcttctcttttctttgtcTTCTCAGCTTCTTTCTTTGCCTTCTCTGCTTCTCTTCTGGCAAGCACAGCAGCAGCTTGCATCTCATGGGACTGATACCTTTGCTCCAATGTTGCATCTCTTTGGGCTGCAAAAACTTTTTCCTTTGCAATTCTCATAGCTGCAGCTTTCATAGCAAGGTCCCCTGCAGCTGTAGAGGTGCTTGCTCTTCCTGTACCTAGTGCATCTCTAGCAGCAGCAATAAAAGAGCTATCTGGCAATGGCCTAGGAGTAGAAGTAGATGTCTTTGGCAAAGGTCTCTGCAACATATATGTAGATGAATAAGCTTTAAAATAATAAGCTTGTGAAACTGAACTTGATGCATTTTCT
This genomic window contains:
- the LOC123155975 gene encoding type II inositol polyphosphate 5-phosphatase 15 isoform X1; amino-acid sequence: MEPDDERGRAPQRKGISYSQPLARDAVAQAAYARHAALSSHSLDDDPIASASAHRHDPARSVSCPHQLPPHHHHSRGGESMYLHAASFGGGGAVTLERAVATSEHGGRGALPEFVGAGGGEGIFRVPLRAAMHPGRPPALEVRPHPPRETQVCSFLRTLACEPQLRQLWAGAESGVRVWGLDELFAGSVVGARRGDEETAPFTESVPAPPALCVAVDSANKLVWTGHKDGRIRSWRMDLATAPAGAADGGENAPMFKEALSWQAHSRTPVLSMVVTSYGEIWSGTEAGVIKAWPWDVIAKSLSLTPEEKYMASCLVENAYIDLRNYVTVGNMFSLPTTDVKHMLADHCRAKVWSLTSMTFALWDARTRELLKVFGMDGQVESARLEPLVMPEQFIEEEIKVKPTKKEKNQGSITFLQKSWNALIGAGGAVRRVATKGTFVEDNRRTETVAQAMDGAIWSGCTDGSIIMWDGNGNWLKEFSYHNSSVQCIKALGEKVWVGYASGAVQVMDVEGNPLGGWTGHSCPVIQMAIGGSYIFTLAHHGGIRGWPLTSPGPLDDILRTELAKRELSYTRVENIKMLVGTWNVAQEKASPESLWSWLGTASSDVGLVVVGLQEVEMGAGVLAMAAAKESVGLEGSANGQWWIDNIGKTLDEGISFHRVGSRQLAGLLIAAWARTDLKPHIGDVDAAAVPCGFGRAIGNKGGVGLKMRVYDRRICFVNNHFAAHLENVARRNADFDHIYRTMNFNKPHGSAGFPFSHLLFSSIPLHYFTVYDAYNIFSLSATASDTSVQLHKAVNANGNQPDEDRPELAEADMVVFLGDFNYRLYGITYDEARDMVSQRSFDWLRERDQLRAEMKAGNVFQGMREGFIRFPPTYKFQRHQPGLAGYDSGEKKRIPAWCDRIVYRDSCSETIRECSLECPVVAAITSYEACMDVTDSDHKPVNCMFSVDLARVNELIRRQEYGKIIESNEKLHCLLQESRHVPDTIISTNNIILENEETVVLRITNNCGSKKSAFEILCEGQSTSKQDGTKTDFIPRASFGLPHWLEVQPSIGLIEPGETMEVNVHHENYYTQEEFVDGVVQGGWCELTRDKEAVLLVNVTGSTSTETVTHRINVRHCCAASSPPAPANVLSITAPPGDAPSSEGPTERSSRKSQSNHLQRSDAHFGASEVHDLHRLRNM
- the LOC123155975 gene encoding type II inositol polyphosphate 5-phosphatase 15 isoform X2 — encoded protein: MEPDDERGRAPQRKGISYSQPLARDAVAQAAYARHAALSSHSLDDDPIASASAHRHDPARSVSCPHQLPPHHHHSRGGESMYLHAASFGGGGAVTLERAVATSEHGGRGALPEFVGAGGGEGIFRVPLRAAMHPGRPPALEVRPHPPRETQVCSFLRTLACEPQLRQLWAGAESGVRVWGLDELFAGSVVGARRGDEETAPFTESVPAPPALCVAVDSANKLVWTGHKDGRIRSWRMDLATAPAGAADGGENAPMFKEALSWQAHSRTPVLSMVVTSYGEIWSGTEAGVIKAWPWDVIAKSLSLTPEEKYMASCLVENAYIDLRNYVTVGNMFSLPTTDVKHMLADHCRAKVWSLTSMTFALWDARTRELLKVFGMDGQVESARLEPLVMPEQFIEEEIKVKPTKKEKNQGSITFLQKSWNALIGAGGAVRRVATKGTFVEDNRRTETVAQAMDGAIWSGCTDGSIIMWDGNGNWLKEFSYHNSSVQCIKALGEKVWVGYASGAVQVMDVEGNPLGGWTGHSCPVIQMAIGGSYIFTLAHHGGIRGWPLTSPGPLDDILRTELAKRELSYTRVENIKMLVGTWNVAQEKASPESLWSWLGTASSDVGLVVVGLQEVEMGAGVLAMAAAKESVGLEGSANGQWWIDNIGKTLDEGISFHRVGSRQLAGLLIAAWARTDLKPHIGDVDAAAVPCGFGRAIGNKGGVGLKMRVYDRRICFVNNHFAAHLENVARRNADFDHIYRTMNFNKPHGSAASDTSVQLHKAVNANGNQPDEDRPELAEADMVVFLGDFNYRLYGITYDEARDMVSQRSFDWLRERDQLRAEMKAGNVFQGMREGFIRFPPTYKFQRHQPGLAGYDSGEKKRIPAWCDRIVYRDSCSETIRECSLECPVVAAITSYEACMDVTDSDHKPVNCMFSVDLARVNELIRRQEYGKIIESNEKLHCLLQESRHVPDTIISTNNIILENEETVVLRITNNCGSKKSAFEILCEGQSTSKQDGTKTDFIPRASFGLPHWLEVQPSIGLIEPGETMEVNVHHENYYTQEEFVDGVVQGGWCELTRDKEAVLLVNVTGSTSTETVTHRINVRHCCAASSPPAPANVLSITAPPGDAPSSEGPTERSSRKSQSNHLQRSDAHFGASEVHDLHRLRNM